ACTGTCATGCACCTGATCCCTTCTCAGCCTCTCGACACCCCAGCTCCCCATCcctcatccctcatccctcaTTGCTGCAGGttttaatgttgaaaaatgGAGAGCTGTGATGATTTAGCTGCCTCTAGGAGTGAGAGGCACGACGTCTCGAGGTGCTGCTCGCGTGGaaacacataaatatgtaaattgCACGTGGCAGCGAGACTGTCTGCATTTTGGAATTACAACCCTGAAAGAACTCATTGTGATATATTTAATCATCGTTACCTAGCAGTTAGTTTCACAGCTGAGGCTCGAGTGGGTAGCAGAGCCTAATTCCAACTTGTAAAAGAGTGTAAATGGACTCACTCCTCTCCCTAATGTTGATCAGCACCGTGTTCAGATGTGGTCTGAGTTCGTCCTCAATCAGCTCCAAGCCGAGGACTCTGATAGCGCCTAACGCGTTGTTCAGGTTGTCTGCGGGAAGGAAATGAAGACACATCGAGAGCCATGAAATGAGGCGCAAATAAAAAGGGCAGCAGGTAATGGAAATATGAATGTCATTACAGCTGGGCGAGAAAGAAGCAGGGCTTATCACAAAACCATAAAAGCAGCACTGGGAGTCGAACATGAGTACAGAATCCTGAAAATAATTTGACTACGTGTACAAAGGTGCACTTTATATTTCTACAAAGTAGTGAGCGGCTGATTGAAGTCCTGCACGGAGCACAGCATGGAGCATGGACTGGTGGTTGAAgaagtgccagttcacctcctggctACTGCTCAGGTGCCCTTGAATAAGATACTAAATCCCtaaactgctcccagggtgctgCTACATGGCTGCCAATAACTCCACCATCTCTTCACCTTTGCACGCCTATAAGCCCCTTAGTTAGTATTTGGTCATAAAGTATTGgacaaaaatattaaactgaCCAATCGACAGACTGCTCATAATTAAAATCCAAAAAACTTCCATCCAGACTAAATTTCCAACTCTCATGGGGgtgaattaaaacacatttacagctggAGGGCTTCACGGGAGCTGCTGCCCACAGTAATTTCACACGGCTGACCTGATCAGCTTCACAGCAGGTGCTTCAGTCAAGGACACTTCATTAGTAAATAGGACTTTCCTGGTCAGCTAGTCccagctgctctgtgcaaaTAAAAACCCTCCAGTCGCCAACAGAAGTGGTGCTTCAGTTAACTTGTGACACATGCTGATTAGTATTAGTGATTGAAGACACGAGCATGTGGAGgcatattgtatttattttgaatgtttagCATATTTACAACAAATTCAAGAAAATCAGTGACCCAAATCTTGAAACTCGCTCGAATTGTGgttgtagttgctgattgcaaccacctccCCTCACCCTCTACTTTCTAGCACAAGAGACAAATTACCGTGGCCacgaaaaaacacaaaacaacttttttaaagCCAGTTGCAGCGCTCTCTGTCTCAAACAGGACAGTTAACCCCTAACTTGTCTCATTAAGCTTCATGGTTGGacaacacatttaaagtctAGCTGTAGCAACAGGTCCTACGTGTGAACGTGAAGCATTAGTGGAACAAAAACGTGCAGCTGCAACCTCATTAAATGTCAAAGTCGATAGAAAAAAGGTCCCACGCCTACTCTACAAATCATCACCAGTCACGGTTCTGTTCTGCTCACCGTTTGGTGTGTAGGGTTGCAGTCGACTGGTCCTGCGTTTATCCCAGTGGGAATGTGTGTAAGTGTACACGAGTGCCACATTAGGGTGTCCCATTCTGCTCCGTCCTGCTGTCTCTGGATTTTCTCAGGTCGCCATCTTCATGCACTTttattctccttttctcttggTGCCAGCATTTGGAGTCATTAGCTGTTGCATTGAGGAAACCGACTCCAACCTAAACTACCTCTCACTTTATTCCCACTGCTGCACTCTCTACTCAtcgtcttgtttttttttgctaaataaAACTGTTGTCTTGTCTTCGTTACACTCCAGCTGGCTCTCTGTGCCCTCTCAGGGTTAATACAGAGCAAATCCTCACTAATGctgttctctccctcctcacgTGTCTGTGTGTCGGTATATGCAGTTAAAGCATTAGCACTTGGATGACTCAGTATATTCTTACCACGCTACAATCTTCCACGATGCCTTTCTCCTTCTAGAgaatccaaaacaacaacacagacaggtggGTGTTATTATAAGGCAGTCCTAAACCTGATGTCTCCACTACATCTGAATATCTTACCATATAAATGTGACCCTATCACGACCAGTGTCACTATCATCAATATAAATATCATTCTCACAACATCATGCAACTTTTCTacctgattttggtgaaactggatcggaaaatgtttcctggtttCCCCCTGGTGTCCTCAGGCTGCTCGGCCTCAGCTCTCTGCGacttacagactttcctgacgGACGGTGAAGTAAACTGTCTTGAGCTCTGCAATTAAACAAATGCTACAATAATTTTTACTCAACGATCGTTTGGACACATCTTGCTCCATTTAAAAACATCGATCATGCGAGACAACGACAGATAACAAAAGGAGTTATGAAAATTAAATCTTTATATTTTACCCAACACTtccagtaaaaacaacaatcgAGTACAGAATGACAGAGGTTCACCTGGAAATctaaacaataaatacaacagGAGACATCGTACCACCAGCAAAAAATAGAATACAGATCTCTGATATTATCGGTTCTACATGATGGGCTGTGACAGCGTTTACATCTATACATACATCAGTGGGGTTTgttcactgaaaacacagcataaaaaaataatatatagattggactacatacatacaaaaccTGCTATTATAGAAACGGAGGATTCACTTAAAGTAATACTTTaattgacattttgggaaacatgcTTCATAGGTTGAAGCTGAGCTCGCCACAGCTGTGATCTCCGTCACAGGAGGTCAACCCAGCTCAACTTGTGCAGAGTCTGTGTCCCGTTGCTGAATATCCCTTTGAATGGAACCATCATTGGTTCTTTAGACTTCTCGTGTCAAGCGTCAAACGGTCCCGGTTACATTGAGACCACTGGAAACAGTTTCATATCCTACAGAAACCAGGGTAAGGACGTTGCTCTCCACGTCGTCTGGCTTGCCTTGCTCTGCGTGGGTTTCCGCCGGCTCTGCAGCTCCAGCGTCCTGCCTTAACTTCTTCTTGGCTTTGCCTCGCCCCTTGTTTTTCGAAATGACCTTCCCTTGCTCGTTGACCCCTCCCGACACCTTGTGAGACTTGTCGTTGTCAGTTGAGCGGGTTTTGCGGTGGCGCCTGCGGATACGCCGCATTGGTGGGCCGGTGTCGGTCGGGTCTGATGCCGCCGCGCCAGACAGGATCCGAATCTGCTGTTCGATCACCATGACGACCATGTCCATTGCGACGTCCAACATTCCCAGACCGAGGCCGTGAGTGACGTTGTCAAACGCGCCGCTGTTGACCGGGTCcttgaaacattttctcatatCCTCAAGATGGTTCCTGGGAGAAAAGGAGCGTTATTGTTCTGTTCAAGAAAACAAGCTTGAACAACGTGGTACAACAAGGACACATACTTAGTTTCAATAATCTTGGACCAGTGTTGAACTGTATTCATCTCGGGGATGAGCTGTTTCGCCATGTTGCTGTAGTCGATGTAGTCATGAGCGAAGTCCCTCATATCGTCACACAAAGCTCCGGTGTCGCCTaagcacatacacaaataaaaacatagtttaaTGTCTTGCGCTTCTTTTCCATTTCATCAAATTTAAACTCCACGTAAACAAACGTCTCTGTCACCTTCAGTGAGTTTGGAGAAcgaggaggacacagaggtaGTTGTGCTTGGAGTGAGCCCGAGTACATTCAGTGACTCCAGAAGGGTTTTCTTGCTGGCCGGGCCTCGGCTGACCCGAGTGTAGGCTGCCAAGGATCGCAGGGACATCTTCTCCGGAGCCTGTAGGCGCCGTTTGATTTCATCATAGGAGATGAAGTACTTTCCTAAAGTAAGACAGGTGGAGGTGAATCAACACAGCAACATCGGGATACAAACCTTACATAGTTTGATAAACGAATGGCCACTCACGAGCTTTAGATCCTTTCATGTTGGGGTCCAGGAGTGACGACACCTCGGCGAAAGGCATGTGGGTACTCGACTGTGCGTTTGTGCTTGGGTTCGGTGGCAGTTCCTGGTTCTGCGACACATCCTCAGTCTGGACTGGGGCAGGGATTTGCATCTGGGCCTGAATATGAGGTTGCATGTTGTGCATTTCCACCTGATTCTGGTCTAACGGAGCCTGACTTTGCGCTTGAGGGAGCATCAACGTGTTTTCAGATAAACCCTGCAGCCCCATTCCCCCTTGTGCAACACTACCCGTTTGCTCTGAAGACACCTGAAAGATGCCCATGACTGGTTTTACTACCGTGAAAACCATGTTCCCCTGAGCATCCAGACCCACAACCCTAGTAGATGGGTCCATGTCTTGACTGAAATTCTACCTATCTGGCTGAGGGAGGAAGTTTAATTATCAGATCAGGTTACCTTAGAGGCCCATGTAGTGTTACAGTATACTCCTCTGTTCTTAAGCGGTTATGGTTAAAGCTGACCTGACAAAAGGTGAATGTAAACTGACTCAAGGTGAAACTGTCAACAcgtttcactttctttctacGGTTTCATGAAGCTTATGAACGTTCATGGCAGCATCCCAGCATACGATTCattctgaaagacaaaaaaaaaagatcatggTTAGTAAAAAGGTTTGTTTACTCTGTGACTGACCGTctaaacatttgaaatcatttgaaagacagacgctgaacTATGCCAACATGAAGCTGGTGGAAACGTAAAAGTACAGTAGATGCTTTGGCAATAAATGAGTGATTtagggtaaaataaaaaatgcattcaacCTCATTTTTGTCTCCGGATAGTTACGGTGAAATTCATGTTTATGTGGGGAAAATTCACTTTACTGGCAGTAGACTGGGACAGACATGAGCTGGCTCATAACAGCTGTCAGAGCTGCTAATGTCTCCAGAGAGTCCAAAACAGCAAAAGGTAGAGTGTCTGAAAATCTGACATCTGTTCgcatatttgatatatttcagtAATTTCAGAGAGTTTCAAACAAACACGATTATTGTACGGAAAATTAAAGGACCAGCGTGTAGGGTTTCATGGTTTCTAGTGTTGTAGTCATCGCGGGCACACAGCATTGGCAAATCTGTAGCGGGAAGGTGTCGGTTCTGGACGGGACGGACCAAATTTAGCCTCTAACCCCTCGATGCAACTAGTGTTTGatgttactgtagaaacaacaaagcggactctgtggaagcaAAACTACGGCATCAGTGGAAATAAACGTCTCATTCTAAATTCtaacaattcttatttccaggtgattatacactaatgaacacacacttaCGCAGCGtcctaaattttacacactggacctttaaatttgctcattttaacaataaatattTGCTATTTATATCACTCCACAAGCTCAAACTGGTCCAGAATCCAGCTGCCCGCATCGTCACCAGAACCCCTTCCATCCatcacatcactcctgtcctgcaacagctccactggctcctgTGTCAATTCCCGCATCAATTACAAAATCCTTTTGCTTACATTGAAAGCCATCCATAACCTCGCAGCACCGTATCTCTCAgatcttctccatgttgctgctccctcagatcttcctcctccattcacccGACTGTCCCCTCCGCCCGTCTCACCACCATCAGCTCTGGACCTCTTTACCCCtccgtcataaggaacatcaactcactctcacaattcaggcccgcacttaaaacccacctgtttaaaattgctttgtcctttttaaacctgtttttaatgctgtattcttgtaatttgatacttttttgtttgtttttgttatttgctgtctacttttatttattgttaggTGTCCTtgagtgacagaaaggcgcctatgaaataaaatgtattattattattaatttttttttacaggcagCTGGTGTTAAAGAGCCTATAATGGAAGATGAGTACTACACAGCTGTGCATGAGATAGTGGAAAAAAAGGCACTGAGCTACACAAGTGTGGGTTTGTATGTCAAGGACTAGGACACAtatctgtcatattttttaCTTGTATTCAGAGGCACCGTATAGAGGGGAAAggttaggacaattccaagggccccaaaaaataggtaaacaccaatataaaatgattaaaccatcatcattgagtatatatacttcaaatataataatgaaattaatcatatctttgtttttgtgttttgggcagttaaaaagttaaataaaaatcttttaatctctgcactgcatactgtatgcagacttgcatgcatgtacaaatcagcagcagtaaatattgtgctagtactagtattgaactacaagacgcaaaaacagttgcaagcctttaattaaataaagcttttgatgggatagttaggtcctagagatgtggggacaacagctgcttgtatttttaaaaagagaaggagagcgTGTGAATACAAAACAAAGCGAAGTGACGTGTTACAGCTCGAATAAAAGCTCAATAACCAACTTATAAAGtcacatttgtgattttttttagtgtcaaCAATCATCAGGCCTGCATCGTTTTGACCAGAGAcgcgctctgattggtcaggaCGACAAACTAAACTCATCAACTAGTTAACGGTTAAAGAATGACGTCACGCGTGGCGTGCGTGCGTGATTAAACGGTTGGAGTCGCGCTCCATCTCTAACGTACAAACTTTcgtaaattaaaacaaaacacaaaataaacaagtttaatCTCTTCCTATCTGCCGTTTTATTAACAATGATTAATTGTTGTTGATTAATTGACGTACTGGTGATATATGCTGTCTTTTTAAACAACGTAAAAAGCAACAACACTGTTTATCGTCACTAACATACATCATGGCGGCCGTTGCtaggttttttttctggtaaCTAGGCCCGAAGCGGCACACAAAGCGGGCTAAACTGTGACGGGAAGGTGTCGGTTCTTGGACGGGACGGACCCAAATTTAACCCGCTAACCCCTTTTGGGTTGCAACTAGTAGTGACGGGCTGTCCCACTCACCGTGTTCGCCGTCTGGTTTCTCTTAAAAAGACACTGATCCTAGAACGGTCCTCGTCGACGCCAACGacatttttcctccttctccgcTGTTGCTTCGGCGGGTTGCAAATCAGCCGTACGTGCATTCACCGCCCGAGAGCGGCAATGCCGACGCTCATTGGTCGAGTGACGGATCAATCACCGCAGGACGTGGCTTGTCATTGGACGAGAATTCTGCCAGTCGGACAGAGGGGGCGGTATTTCCGACTACTAgtcatatataaataaaatgggATGAAATATGtcctttttcatttgtttacttgtcttttttattatttttcgcAAGTTGTGTCTTGTTAAACttgttaaaaatatacataaatataagaAAATCTATATTTACTTGTTTTAGAGAGATTAAACAATTAGCAGTCAGTTTTACTGAGTTATCTGGAtaattactcagaaaaacaagATATCTGGAACAAAAATAGTATTTTTGGCTTCACTCATCAAATGTATACATGCTTCTGTAATTATTACTTCTTTTATTGCATTAAGAAGATCTGAGCACTAACAACAGAAGTTATTAACGACTAAATGATTCATCTTTACTTGAAGCGTTGACTATAAATGACTGTGAGTCTTGACATGTTATATATGTCGGCTAAATAATAAATTGGAGCTCTCAGTGTGTATTACAGAAAGGTTTCTGGTCACAGAGCAGCTACAAATAAGCCTTCGATCACTCTGTAGACTGGCCGAACACACAGAACTAGCTTTATTAACATGATATTTCTGATGTGTATTTTATAAATTCCTGCAATTTATACACTGGATAGTCTAGTTATATTCTGCATAAATGTGGCTACTGTCCACCATCTAGTGGACATTTTAGAATAATACACATCCAACCTATAGAAAGCACCTTGAGAGTGATCTGTTCAATTTGAACCCTGCTCTAGTTGTTTGCCATATTTTTATCCAGATCAACATTTTCCTGTAACATCtttagaaaaaacagaaaataaacaacttCTCAACTTATCTCTTTTGAATTTATTTGGgtaccaataaaaaaaaaatgtacaaaataaagCATAGAAAGTAGTAATTATGAAAACAATGTCAACGACaacaacataaaagaaaaaaaaaggcaacagttaaataaatcaattaaaaatgcagCCGACTAATCTTGAAAAGCAACTCGCGGTGCTATACAtctacacagacagacatgacgTTTAACAGTCACGTTTGGGTAAGAAAAGGCATAGACCCGGGGCCGTGTGAGAACACAACATTGAGTTTGAATCCAGAAGTGCACAACAATCAAGAtgaagaagttttttttcttttttttgtgcgtcATTCAATTGAAACAACATCACGACAAGAAGAATGGATGCTGAAACAAGTCGACTGTAGGCCGTTTTCTCATTATACAGTTTGTACATTGACATTAGTGTAATATCCTCTCAGCTTTTTTATCCTTTGCCTAATAAAACCAGCATTTTCCCCTCGAGGCTGAGCATCCCCCATTAGCCTGATGTTCCTGCCTCTGGCTTTCACAACAACTACTGACAATTACCAGACTGTATATACTCATAATGCACAAACATTAGTACAGTGTTGCGTTCACAGTGAGCTTCACACCATCCTTACTTGACGATAACACATAATCCAGCACGACAAGCAAGCTAAACGTGGAAACACGTGACAAGAACGTACGTCTAGCAATCTTTGGCGTCTGTCGGTGTCAGAGCCTGTCAGCGCCGCCGCTCAGTGTCCACGACGAAACACAAAGGAGACCTGGGTGGAGGTATCCAGCTACTGTCTGGTTAGCCTCCATCACACTGTCTCACAATCTTGCCAAGTGTCGGTCACTGAGGGGTTGACTGTTCATTTTAACGGGGTGGGTTTGGGTGCTCTGAGCTCTCCAGTCTGGAGATCGGCTGGTTTGGGAGTGCTGGTGTTGAGGATAAATGTGAGTCACAGCTCAGTGTCTGCGTGTGCGCTGGCCACCGGTGCCTGTGGTGGTGATGTAGAGCAGGGGCTGGGGCTGCCGCAGCTGGGAACCCCGCTTCAGGTTATTCATGTGGGATGTGGAGGACTCTGCGTTCGAGCCTGTGgagtccaaacaaaacaaagctcagTAAACATACTGTTACAGGAACATCACTTTGTCTACATCGGCACTAAGAGCAGGTTTACCTATTTGCTGGCTGTTGTAGGGTGCCCTGACTTTGGCGAGAGGAGGGACCCCTCTGTACTGGGGGCGTAGCATGGGAGCCTGGGGCTGCCCGTTATTGTGGAGGTGCGGGTCTGATGTGCTGTCCAGAGGACGGAACCTCTGAGCGGTGGTTGTCTTGGTTTGAGGCAGCTACGAGCGAGACGAGGAAGAAATTAGGACAAGTTCTCCGAAATCCAACGACAATCTGCAAAGgtgctgtgttatttttgtgtattgtgtacagTCTGTTGTGTATATATCGATGGATCGATACTCACTGCTTGACCAGTGACCTCGAAAGAGCGTGAGCGCCTCTTCTTGCGGCGAGCCTCGAAGTCCACTTCGCGGGGGGTTTGGTTCTTGGCGGCGACCTGACGGTTGCGCGGGCGCGTCCAGGTCACCTGCAGGCCGGGGCCCTCGCCCGTGCTGCTGGACAGGTTGTCGTCCGAGGTGGCGTGCCTGAGCTCGGGGCTCGGCTGCCTGCCGCGCCGCACCGGCAAACCTCTGGGGGGCGCCTCGCTCAAGGAGAGGCTGCTCTTCTGCTTTTTGGGGTCCAGGGGAGACTGAGGTGGGGGTAACCGCAGGGCATCCACCTCCAGGGCTTTGGAGCGACGACGGGCTGCTTTTACTACAATGTTCTGGACTCCCTTTAGGATCTGCTGCCGCTCTGTGGAGACGCAGGAGAGGTTtgttatttcactttgttttcaatTACTTCCATGCACTTGATAAAAGGTGTCCAAGTTTATAGTCAATCAAAGCGCTACTTCAGAAAGAGTTCTTTACAATACACGTGATGAAGTGATCTTTAGctgattgaagtgtttttaaGTAATTCATAAAAGAAGTAAGGCTTCACATTGGACTGTGGTATTACAATGTGCAATCACAATCATCCAAATCAAGTGTTTAAGGATAGTGGCTGTCATATATCGTATAGATCGTAAAAATAATACTGAGCTGACACATCAGAAGCAACATCCTagaaacaaagtcagagaaCTGGATCGTCTCTCCTCTAACCCTCGTTTGAAACATCTTACCACTCTGTGAAAGGGGGATGTCAGCCCCGGCCTCGCTGCTCTCGGGCGATGAGTCCAGGTGGCTGCTGACACTGTGGCTGAGATGGCTGTAGCTTAGAGAGCTCTCGGGAGCGAGCGGCTGTAGCTGCAAACACGAGACGCCGCGTTACGATCGGATATTCACAGCGGCTCTTTGATTTCAGCCGAGGTCATCTCAATCACTTCTGCCTCTCTCCATGGCAACATTtgtattttgaatttgattcTAGCACTCCAAACtctcttcatttcattttgtctgtgagTCACACTCTTGATTCATTTGCACAGAGAGAAGATTAGAGGGAGGCCGGAACAAAGAGAATTCTACCGACTTGCAAATTTCCAAAATTGGAAAGCTGAACACAAAAGCCTGAATGCAGGCGTGGAGAGTGAATACTTATCACAACGTATGTTGAAGttcttggaaataaaaatgttctacCTTAGagagatgaatgaataatgCTTCATTGAaaagcaactgaattaattcgCAGCATGACGCACCTCTCAAGGATAGCTACCGAGGTGGACTGCGCCAGATCAAATACTGCTTATTAGAATTGTCCTCACCTCTCTGTTGCCCTTCCCGTTAATGTGGATGGGAGGCGGTGTCATCACGGACGAGTTTTTTATCTGCCTGGCATGAGGGCTGTTCTTGAAAACTCTGTTATTGTCCCTGATTCGGGGAAAGGGAGAGATAATATTACTGTGAATGCAGTGGTTGTTAAGCTCAGGATGAAAAAAGTGAACGGAGATGTCCTCTTACAGCTCGGGCTCGGGCAGAATGGGAGGCAAAGTGTGTCTGCGGATTTTGGCTTGGCCTCGTCTGTTATCGGAGCACATGTTGCGCACGCTCTCCTGGTCCGAGTCCATGTCCTGCATGTTGTCGCGACCCTGGCCAGGCAGGGTGATCTTGGGTAGAGAGCCCTCCTGGAAACGAGAACAGGATTAATGTATCAATATTTACCACCTGATTAATATTCACAAAATTTAGTTTCTTCATTTGATTTGTCACGTGGGAGCTACCTTTATGGGGTGTCTGGTGGTCACCTTATCCAGGGCCATGGCTCTGTCCAGTTTCCTCTCATCCAGCTCCCTCATGTACATGTCATACAGCTCCTGGAGGTGTGGAGGTACGAGTAGACTGTGatctggaacacacacacatac
The nucleotide sequence above comes from Larimichthys crocea isolate SSNF chromosome XVI, L_crocea_2.0, whole genome shotgun sequence. Encoded proteins:
- the si:ch73-127m5.2 gene encoding uncharacterized protein si:ch73-127m5.2, with amino-acid sequence MDPSTRVVGLDAQGNMVFTVVKPVMGIFQVSSEQTGSVAQGGMGLQGLSENTLMLPQAQSQAPLDQNQVEMHNMQPHIQAQMQIPAPVQTEDVSQNQELPPNPSTNAQSSTHMPFAEVSSLLDPNMKGSKARKYFISYDEIKRRLQAPEKMSLRSLAAYTRVSRGPASKKTLLESLNVLGLTPSTTTSVSSSFSKLTEGDTGALCDDMRDFAHDYIDYSNMAKQLIPEMNTVQHWSKIIETKNHLEDMRKCFKDPVNSGAFDNVTHGLGLGMLDVAMDMVVMVIEQQIRILSGAAASDPTDTGPPMRRIRRRHRKTRSTDNDKSHKVSGGVNEQGKVISKNKGRGKAKKKLRQDAGAAEPAETHAEQGKPDDVESNVLTLVSVGYETVSSGLNVTGTV